One Miscanthus floridulus cultivar M001 chromosome 11, ASM1932011v1, whole genome shotgun sequence DNA window includes the following coding sequences:
- the LOC136491512 gene encoding anthocyanidin reductase ((2S)-flavan-3-ol-forming)-like, protein MSSSAGDKKKTACVTGGNGYIASALIKMLLEKGYAVKTTVRNPDDMAKNSHLKDLQALGSLTVLRGDLDDEGSFDEAVAGCDYAFLVAAPVNIASEDPEKELIEPAVRGTLNVMSSCARAGTVRRVILTSSSAGVYIRPELPQQGDDGHVVLDEGSWSDVEYLRAEKPPLWWAYCVSKVLLEKAACRFAEQHGISLVTVCPVVTVGEAPAPVVNTSVPVCLSFLTGNEALLAALKGIEKTSGGVQLVHVDDLCRAELFVAEEAAAVGRYICCSLNTTVVEIARFLAHKYPQYGVETNLPTDDDQQLLEKPRVSLSSAKLVREGFEFKYKTLDEIYGDVVEYGKALGILPY, encoded by the exons ATGTCGTCGTCCGCGGGCGACAAGAAGAAGACGGCGTGTGTGACCGGAGGGAACGGGTACATCGCCTCGGCGCTCATCAAGATGCTGCTGGAGAAAGGCTACGCCGTCAAGACGACGGTCAGGAACCCCG ACGACATGGCCAAGAACTCCCACCTCAAGGACTTGCAGGCGCTCGGCTCCCTCACAGTCCTCCGCGGCGACCTAGACGACGAAGGCAGCTTCGACGAGGCCGTCGCCGGCTGCGACTACGCCTTCCTCGTCGCCGCACCGGTGAACATCGCGTCAGAGGATCCAGAG AAAGAACTGATCGAGCCTGCTGTCCGGGGGACGCTGAACGTGATGAGCTCGTGCGCGAGAGCCGGGACGGTGCGGCGCGTGATCCTGACCTCGTCGTCGGCCGGCGTGTACATCAGGCCGGAGCTGCCGCAGCAGGGCGACGACGGCCACGTCGTCCTAGACGAGGGCTCCTGGTCCGACGTCGAGTATCTCAGAGCCGAGAAGCCGCCACTCTGGTGGGCCTACTGCGTGTCCAAGGTGCTCCTGGAGAAGGCGGCGTGCAGGTTCGCAGAGCAGCACGGCATCAGCCTGGTCACCGTCTGCCCCGTCGTCACCGTCGGCGAGGCGCCGGCTCCGGTCGTCAATACCAGCGTCCCCGTCTGCCTCTCGTTTCTTACCG GCAACGAGGCACTGCTCGCCGCGCTCAAGGGCATCGAGAAGACCTCCGGCGGGGTGCAGCTAGTCCACGTCGACGACCTCTGCCGCGCGGAGCTGTTCGTCGCCGAGGAGGCGGCGGCCGTGGGGAGGTACATCTGCTGCAGCCTCAACACGACCGTCGTCGAGATCGCGCGATTCCTGGCACACAAGTACCCGCAGTACGGCGTGGAAACAAATTTGCC CACCGACGACGACCAGCAGCTCCTGGAGAAGCCGAGAGTGAGCCTGTCGTCTGCGAAGCTGGTTAGGGAAGGGTTCGAGTTCAAGTACAAGACCCTGGACGAGATATACGGTGACGTCGTCGAATACGGCAAGGCACTGGGAATTCTGCCCTACTGA